Genomic DNA from Setaria italica strain Yugu1 chromosome V, Setaria_italica_v2.0, whole genome shotgun sequence:
CAAGAGCTCCCGATAGTGGAACAGTTACTTTGATGACAGCCATGGAGCGGTGCTCAGCACCCAGATTGCTCCCTCTTGTCCTCCTCTCCGTAACGCCTCCCCTTTGTAGTTTTCCCCACGGCTACTAGCGTTCGAAGCTCGAATTTAATTCGAACTGCCGCTTTCGTTGATGTTCCACTGACAGTATTTTAAGCACAAGGAACATGTTGATTGTTGACTGACGGCAATCTGGTGATCCTCGACGTTTGCATCCACACACACCTTTTTATACGCCAAAGCAAATGCTATCATATTTCATGTAAAGATAAAAATAGTCCCTGGACGGCAAAAGCTGTCCTCAGCTGGGTTAGGCAGTTGCAGTACGCGATCCGTATTTGTACTGTACGCCCATGTTGACATTTTCATCTACGCGTGTCATATACAAGACTCGTTCTCTCCTCCCAAAAGTCCACAGCTTTATTGGTCTCACTGGCGACGAAAGAGAGATGTCTCTAGGCATTATCATGCTGATTGCTGCCCCTGCTGTCGTTTGAACGTTTACCACTCGATCTATCCCTGGCGTTCACGTACTCTGCTTTATCTTCTTCATGCTGCCGTTGAATGAAAAGAAGCATCGGTAGCATCAACcgcttttctttttccagtgACGCAAACGTATCgctgaaaaggagaaaaagctGGGTAAACATGCAGCAGGATGAAACCAAAACGTTATTAGGGGGGTGTATACACCCCACtaatttagcacctatcacatcagatgtttagatactaattaggagtattaaacatagactaattataaaactaattgcacagatggagtctaattcgcgagacgaatctattaagtctaattggtccatgatttgacaatgtggtgctacagtaaccatttgctaatgacggattaattaggcttaatagattcatcttgcgaattagcataggcttctacaattaattttataattacctcgtgtttagtcctaattagtatctgaacatccgatgtgacactgctaaagtttagcacgtagtaatccccgggctaaactttaacccctgtcacatcgaatgtttggacactaattaagagtattaaacatgggctaattacaaaactaatttcacaacccctaggctaaatcgcgagacgaatccattaaacctaattagtccatgatttgacaatatggtgctacagtaaacattcgctaatgatgaattaattaggtttaatagattcgtctcgggattTAGtctaggagttctgcaattaattttgtaattagctcatgtttaatcctacTAGTTAGCATCCGTCTGGCACCCTGCAGCTACAAGAACGACGGCAGGATGGGACGAGACGAAAGCCAGGCAAAAGCCCTGGCTGCGGTCGCTGAGGCCTGCCATTCATGTCTTTCAGggctaaggccttgtttagttggggaatttgggaggtgccaaattactgttacagcactgtagcacactgtagcgtttcgtttgtatttgtgaattattatccaaatattgactaattaggctcaaaagattcgtctcgcaaagtacaacaaaactgtgcaattagtttttaatttcatctacatttagtactccatgcatgtaccgcaagtttgatgtgatggggaatcttctttttgcatagtgtcaaagttgggagttgggagtaactaaacatggcctaagacCCAAGAAACTAGCTAGTTGCAGATAGAGGTCACGGAACTAGGAGTAGAGCTCTAGAGCAGAGATGATGGAACAGCTCATGATCCTTTTGCGTCTTGTTCTTCCGTCTGGTAGCTGACAAATGCGTGGACTTGTATTCAGCATTATCTTATCTCCTTTGGACCATGCATGATTCATGCATCGGCTGAGTTTTGTTACGTGCTGATGCGAGCAGCCGGGATTTGTTTAGATGGTGTAGTGGTTGGAATGATAGCGCCGATGATTTCAGCCTTTTTGTACATCTTTTGACAAATGTTCCTCCTGTACAAGACGACGCCATTATTTTCACGGGCCGGAAAAGACATCGAAATTCGGTACAGTGGTAACCTCTGATTAATCAACTAATGATGGAAACTCGCCACCGATCCCCTACCAATTTAAAACTGCCGTCTTTATTTGCAGCTAGCTGCCTGATCTAATAATAAACGATAATAGAAAAGGAAAGTTATTCAGTTAGCTAAACTCTTGATGAATGATGATCATACGGAGCGTTATCCGTTCCTTTCGAAATTCGTAAGACTTTTGGAGTACGCAACGAAGTGAGTTGTGTAGGATTTATCGTCCATTTTGTGCAAAACTCCTGTGAATTTCGAAGGAACATTGTCTCCTGCCGCCCTGTGGCGCTTGGAGGCTCCATTGGCCGTGGCTGGTTGGCGTCAGACGCCGCCCGCGCTGCTGGCCGCTGCACGCCTGCCTGATGACGCGGCCCCGACCCCAACTGGGCATTGCCATGCCACCTGCGGTGACGTCCCGATCGCTGGAACCTTCTTGGCCAGGCAGGGAGCCACGAGCTCTCTAGCCCAAGCTCTCTCAcgcgcgcgacggcgacggcgaaggaCGACAGCACACGGGGCCGTGCCGTGCCTGCTCCCACCCAACACAGACGGCGCGGGGCCGTGAAGCCTGCGTCACCGGAGCAAACCGAACCGCACAACCACCCTACTCCGACGCCGCAGCGTAGCGTGGCGTCCCTGTAGCTCCGCTGCCTTCCTGTCGCGCGGCTGCAAGGCTGAGAATATACTGTCGCAGCCAACGGCCTGCCTATCCTTCACCGCTGGAAAGGGCAAAAGCTCCCAGCTCGATTCTCCCTCCCCAAGGCTTCCTTTTTCCCCACCGCGTCGGCCTCTTTTTCGCTGTGTGTTTCAGAGCCTTTGCTTGCGTTGCTCACCTGTCACCTGTGCACGGCAGGAATTTACCGTGTCTTGTTCTCGTCTCCGGTAAAAACGCGCGTGCGTATCGTACGCGTTGCAGGGTTTCTTTTTCTCCCCGGAGAACCGCGCGTTCGCAGAGTGAGTGAACCGAAACTCTGAAAGTAGTGGACTCTCTTGTTAGAAAACGGCAAGCAAGCTCAACTCCGATGTGGACGGATCGATTTGCTGTTCCGGAGTCAAGTCAGCAGTGGGAACTTCTACAGCATTTCGCAGGTCTCAACCAAACAAACCCTAGGAACTGCTGGACAAAGTCTGGCTGATGGGAACGGAACGCTCACAGCCACAGTGGAAGGAGTCACGTACTGTACCCACTCTTTTCACAACTTTAAGCGTACGATTTAATTGCTGTTGTTACACTCGCCAAATCCCTTTCTAGAATCACTCCATTGTGCACCTAAAATGTGCGCACTGTGGTAAACATATAGTTGGTAAGACTCTTATGTAGGAACAAGCCCATTAGGGTTCGAGTCCTTGGCTCTACACTTGCACTCATATTTATTCCATGATTTAATCAACGCAACTCTTTCGATGATATGTAACGTGCTCGTTGACAGCGAGGTATTAGTGGTGATTTCGTCAATTTCGAGCATTTACCGGCTCAATCTTTTGAAAGTACTTATAGGAGTAGGATTGCGTGCATGTGTTCCTAGGAACGAGTATGTGTGCATGTATGTGAAGTCTGTGTGAGtggtaaaaaaaagaatgcgCGAACTGTGAAACAAAAACTCCAGTGCCATGAGAACCGACAGTTCCTTAGCCGTCAAAGCAACATCGAGTGCCACAGTATGCCTACCACGGTAGCGTGATGATACACCAATCAGTGCCGTGGATTTCCCTTCGATTAAGTGAGCTGCTTTTCTCATCTCCTGTGCAGGTGGCGTATCATGCCATTGCCATCATACGGTTTGACCGTTTACTGCTACTGCACCATTCTACCGCATCACTGCATCAGCAGCGGAAGAAGTTACGGTAACCACACCGCCATCGAGCGCCGTAACTACGATCGAGATCGTGACGGTCAGAAGCGGACCTGAACTGAACTGGTACTCCCCTGTTCGTTCAACGGTGAGGGGGGCAGGGCCGCACGGTGCAAGGACTCGCGCGCACCCCACCGGCACCGGCCCACCCACCCCCCCACCACGAGACCGCCACCTCGCCAGGCCCACAGCCGTGTGGCGCGGCAAAGCAGAAAGGCAGcgggaaaaatgaaaaaaaaaaaacaggagcaGTGCACGCCCCGCTTTTCATGGCGTGAGCGCCGGGGCAAGGCAAGTAGCCGCTGCCCGCCtgccccgctgccgccacctGACTGGCTGACTCCCCCCGCGTCCCGGCCCGTCCGAACGCCGTTACGGGGGGCGACCCCGCGACGGAACGGAAAGGTGCGGTCAACTCAACCCACCCCGCCCCAgccccaccaggccaccaccgccggggCGGATAAACAAACCCAGCGCCCCCGCTCACTGTCCTCTTCATTCCTCTTCGTCCCCCTCCTCGCTCCCCTGCTCCTTCCtcagtcccccccccccccccccccttcccctCACCTCCCTCTGCTCCGCGCGTGCCCCGCGGGGTGGCCGGCTGGCCGTGAGGGACAGCCCGCGGGACGCTCGGGGCTGGTGCCTGGTGCACTGATCTGCGGCCTGCGTGTCCCCGGTGGCGGGGCGAGGCGGCGTCGGCTTCGAGGAATGTGAGTTCCTGTTTCGCATGCGGGGGTGCTGTGCTTCCGGTTCTGTTCTGATCTTCGTACTAGGTTTTTTAGGGGGTTTGTCTGGTCGGGCGGTGTGTGTGGGCGAGTGGCGTTGGGGTGAACAGCGGCCTCCCGGGGCGTTTTCATGGCCAGATCGGTAGATGGTTTGAGCTGATTCGGTGGATACAGTGTTGTCCAGGGCAGATTTCCTGGAGGAATCTGGACTTTTTCTTCGCAAGTCTTCGTCCTCTTGGCTTCGCCGGTTACATTGCGTGGTTGACGAGCGAAACCGAAGATTCCTACGCTTTTACCTTGCATATTTTGCGTCCAAATTTATACCAACTTGCATATACTCAGAAACAAGTTGAAATTTCCTGAAGGAAAATAAGGAGGAAACTGAATCCTTGTAGTTTGTACGTTGCTACGGTATCGTTTCTCCTGCACATCCCAATATTTCCTTCGCGAGGTGCTAGTTTAACTAGTCGACTGTCTTTAGTATTGTTCTGGTGCTGCGTCTTACTGAAGCTCCCATGGGAATTTGGAGATTCATGTGCCTATGCTTAATTTAAAGCCCAGATTTCTTGGGTTTAAAGTGATGCCCTGTACCTAATATAGGTTATGTAGTCAAAGTCAAAAGTCCCTGCATGCATCCCCGAGCCATGATGGAGTTGGAACCAGATTTGGTTTCTAGTTAGGCTATGCACGGTTGTTATGATGTCTATGTTGAACCAACTTTTAGTTGTGATGATGCGACCATATGTCGGTCAAATTGATCCATGTTAATTTTCATTCTCTCAtcaatgttttttttgtttttttgcaggGGCAGATTGTAGAGGCAGTTTCTTTTGCATATGCACTTTCTGTCGTTGTTATCACTTCTAAAGAGGTATTGTAAGCTACTTGTTCCTTGTTCATCTCCGATCAAGTGGAATTGTTAAAACTGTAGTAGTTAGTAATACTTGTTTGCTTTCCATTTTCAGGCCATAGTCTCCTCGATTTTGTATGCCTTGTTATCTAGCATTGGTTACCGTAGATGTCATTTCGTAGCATAGTCCGTGATGTTAGGGATGGCTTCGGCAGCTTGTCCAGGCGCAGCTTTGAGGTGACCCTTGCAAGCATCTATGGCCTTACTGGGCATCACAAAGGGAAGACACAGAGCTCATCGCATGAGCTTGATGATTCACCTTCCATAATCAGAGAAAGCCGCTGGGCAAGCCTACCTCCTGAACTCATCCGTGATATCATACGGAGACTCGAGGCTGATGAGAGCACCTGGCCAGCACGGAAGCATGTTGTTTGCTTTGCAGCTGTTTGTAGGACATGGAGGGAGATGTGTAAAGAGATTGTGTTGAGCCCGGAGTTTTGTGGGAAGCTCACCTTCCCTGTGTCTCTAAAGCAGGTAAAGGCAAAAGCAATCCACCTCCTTCAGTTAGAGTAATCCTGAACTGAATGTTATTGAGAATTAGCTCCAAACCTCAAGCAGTGGATATCTTTCTTGTCCATGATTCATTACTTGTTTCTTTGACAGCCTGGTCCTCGAGAAGGAAATACAATGATTCAATGTTTTATTAAGAGGAATAAGTCAAAATCCACCTACCAGCTGTACCTGTGCCTTAGTAATGGTATGTCATGTGCTTTGCACACTTTCAAATTTCAATAGCACTACTCATAAGTTTTATCCTATTTCATTTGGAGCATATTGGATTATTCTCAACCTGATATGTTTCTCTTGCTTGAGTGATTGGTTTTGCTGTTATATATCATATCCTGCAAACCTCTTCAGTTCTGAAATTACATGGTGTTTTAATCTCGTCTCCATGAGAATATTTTGTCTTCAAATAATCAAATGGATGGATTATCTTATTTCTCCTGATCAAATTTATTGAAAATCATTTTTCTCCCCTGTGCACAGTTGTTACTTCAGAAAGTGGGAAATTCCTCTTATCAGCTAGAAGACACCGCAAGACCACATGCACAGAGTACACCATATCAATGGATTCTGGCAACACCTCAAGATCGAGCAGAACCTACATTGGAAAAATAAGGTAAATATTATGTTTATGAAAGATATACTCTTTTGTGTTCATTTTCTCGTTTTGACAGTTTAACAGCAAGCCTAGCGTTCCTAATTTTCAGGTCGAACTTCCTTGGCACAAAATTTTTAATTTATGATACACAGCCCCCCTATAATGGGGCTGTAGTTCCTCCTGTTGGAAGGACCAGCAGGAGGTTCAACTCCACAAAAGTCTCTCCGAAGTTGCCTTCTGTTAGTTACAACATCGCTCAGGTGTCATATGAGCTAAACGTCCTTGGCACAAGAGGTCCAAGGCGGATGCGTTGCAGCATGCACTCCATACCCGCCTCATCAGTAGAGCCAGGTGGCATAGTACCTGGACAGCCAGAGCAGATTGTACCTCGAGCTCTGGAGGACTCATTCCGCAGCACAGCTTCCTTCTCGCAGTCATTCCGTAGCACCACCTCATTGTCCAAGTCAATCATGGACTCATCCATGGATTTCAATAGTGCTCGCTTCTCCGACATAGCTGGCAGCGGCAGCAGTGCTCGCTTCTCAGGCATTGGCAGCAGCGCTCGCATCTCAGGCATTGGCAGCAGCGCTCGCATCTCGGGCATTGCTAGTGGTAGATTGGATCATGACGAGGACAGTGAAGTCAAGGAGAGGCCACTTGTGCTTCGTAATAAGCCACCTAGGTGGCATGAACAGCTGCAGTGCTGGTGCCTCAACTTCCGTGGCCGTGTGACAATCGCCTCGGTGAAGAACTTCCAGCTGATTGCGGCAACAACCCCACCACCTGCAGGAGCTCCAACTCCCTCGCAGCCTGCTCCGTCAGATCCTGACAAGGTGATTCTACAGTTCGGAAAAGTGGCAAGGGATATGTTCACGATGGACTATCGCTACCCTCTCTCGGCTTTCCAGGCGTTTGCTATTTGTCTGAGCAGCTTTGATACAAAATTGGCCTGTGAATAAATGGAGAACAAAGGTAAAAGAGAACACAGATGCCTGGCATTACTCCCCTGGTATCTCTCTGCATTTCAGTCGTGTTGTCTTGGTTGTAATTGTGCTTGCTTGCTGTAGCCATGAAGTGGACATATGTGGATGCATGTATTGTTGGCCCCCTCCCTTCCAAGTGATTACGCGTTCCATTTGGGACCATCTGTAATATACTCCACTTTCAGTGGCATTGCCACATGATAAGAAAGTTCCCATTGGTGATTGAACCTGCATGATTTTCCAGAAAAGATAGCAGCAAATAAAGCTCGGTACGGTGTGCATTTCTGCTCGTCTCTGGATCTGGATTGGTTATACACTTCTACTGTCAAGTTAGCTGCATCCCGTCTCGTGCCTTGAGAAGTGAGCGACAGGGCTTTTGTCTCGCCTCAAAAGGGATCGCCAAGTGCCAATAAGGCCGTCCACCCCTGCTTTTATCAGTGGTTACGAGCACGCCTATGCCGTAACCATCATTGCTTGCATTACCGAGCAGCGTATGCGCGTATCCCTCACAGTGCGGCGCACAAGATTCAGACGCGGGAGCAGCAGCGGCTTGTGTGTGACACGGGAGGGAGCATCATCTCACATGAGCCCTGCCTGCCTTTTCGGCCCGAATAAAGCCAGGCTCTTTCGGTGTTGGCCCCGTCTTTGCTTCGAGCTGTTTCCGAGGGAAGACGCCGGAACAACAGCTAGCTCTAGCTTAGCTTGGTGAAGCATGGCAAGAAAAGAACAGACCGAAAGCGAAAGGGGCAGCACCTGGGCCCATGATGAGCGCGATACGGCGAGCGGAATATTTGCTCCGAGCTGGCGCGCACCACGGGACGCGAGATCCGCGCGCACACGTATTCATTTCACCACCTTTCTTCAAGAGAAATAATTATATCGCTGGCTACGAGCGAGCAGCTAGCTCTCGGCTCTCGCCCGTAGTGCTCGATCGGTCGGTGCTCCGGCCACCACGAGCGAGAGCGACGGCGTCGTCTCGTCTGCTtctcgcgccgccacctctcgcAACGGCGAccgcgcgcgtgcgcgcgcggcgcggagctGTCCCGTTCCACTCGTCCGATGTGCGCTAGCGGGTGTGGCGGGCACGGCGAGGGCAGCGAGCGCACTCGTCGTCGATCGGCGGACGTGTGCCGTCGCGGTCGGGCGCGATCCGCTCGCTGATGGGTAGGGTATAGGGTAACCAGCAGTGCGTGATAAACTGTGGCGTCTGGCTTGTGCCGTTGTGCGTTACGTGTGGTCTAGTGCAAGCGTGGAGCCGTGGCTTTCAGGCGTGTCCTCGCTGGTGTGGCGCGTGGGACGTGGACAGCGGAGTAGTAGGATATTCAGGTTCAGATAAGCATCGACGATGGACACGGGAGCAAAAGAACAGATTTTTCGACAGGCCGGCAGGTAAGGTACGTGTTGACGTGTTGTTGGCTTGTTTGCCATTGTTGGGCAAAGCCGGCAAGGCGTGCTGCCGCTAGCATAGCATGGTACTGGCGTGCAGCAGCAGAGCTGCCCTGGGTCGTGGGGATAGCGCGCATCTGCTAGTCAACCGTATCGACAGTTGATTTAGAGCAGGTACAATAACAGTCGAATCGACCGCCATGTCAGCTTCATGAACGAGGTGGAGAAAGAATTGCAAGCTTGTCGCTGTGTCCGTCGACGGGCTGGACGCGCACTCCAAGACTCCATCCTACGTCCTGGAGCCCACCATGTATGGTCTCGCGTCTAAACAACCTCTGATAGCAGAGGCTAGATCAGTAAAATATTGCACGTGAAGGTCCAAGCTCAAGGTGCGTGGATACacctagctaaattttagcacacgtcacatcggatgtttgatactaattaagagtattaaatatagtctaattacaaaactaattgcacatatggagtctaattcacgagatgaatctattaaacataattagtccatgatttgacaatgtgatgctacagtaaccatttactaatgatggattaactagtcttaatagattcgtctcacgaattagactccctctgtgcaattaattttataattagctcatatttaatcctcctaattagcattcaaacatcctaTGTAAccctgctaaaatttaacatctcgtatccaaacacctttagggcatgtttggttagcattgcttatttataagcaacttataaataagcaaataagttgcttataacccaaacactcttgcttatagagttgcttataagttgcttatgcataagcaaataagcaagttttgagttgcttatggttgcttatggagCACTTTACACCTtctaccctcattctctctcctctctcccatttctctctcctctatcctGTCACCACTCAGGCCACCACCGGTTccgctcgctgccgccgcccgctcgccgctcgcctccgcgccggccgccgctgctgcacCTGCTCGCCGCTtgcgccccgccgctgcccgccgcccgcgACCGCCGGGTCCGGGCGCAGGAACTGCAGCAGCTTCTTGTGGTTCCCCATGGCCGCGGCAGTCTGGAGTCGCAGGAACAGTCGAAGCAAGAAGAATAGGAGAGGCTGCCGGCAGGGAGAAGAGAAGAAGCGAGGTCGTCTGTCTTGTGAGCTGCGCTTGCGATTCTGTGATGATTTTCCAACGGGTTAGCTGGGCGGTGATCGGTAATGGTTGGGGGTAGTGAAAAATAGGATGGCAGGGGCAAATATGTCATATGCAAtcagataagcaacccaaaccaaacacctagacttataaataagcaactacaaataAGTAAagaagcaacttataaataagcatccataaccaaacaggcccttagtctcTGTAAACGATGCATACCGGCTAATAGGCAAGTGCTTGTCTCAACTATTGACCTTGCTCTCATTCAATCGGGCTGGATATCTCCGGAGTAGGTTACTGGGCCGCATCAGAAATGGCCAGAATGTGGGTCATGCCTTGCCGTGGGCTTCTTGCCTTCTTGTACGTTTgtacccctctctctctcctgtaAGAACCTGCAAAAGTGGTGGCTAAAATAGAAAGGATGATGACATGCCACAACCACAGCTTGGAGTTCGTCAGTTCGATCGAGCGGGGAGAGTGCCTCTCAACAATTAAGGAGGAGTGGAAGTGTGTGGAACTAGGCCGCATGATTTTTAAGGGTATGTTTGGTTtcatggtgttaaagtttaacatccgtcacatcggatgtttggatgctaattaggagtattaaatatagaataattataaaactaattgcacaaatggagtgtaattcgcgagacgaatctattaagcctaattagtccatgatttgataatgtggtgctacagtaaccatttgctaatgatggattaattaggcttaatagattcgtctcgcgaattagcacaggattctgcaattagttttataattagctcatgtttagttctcctaattagcatccgaacatccgatatgacactgttaaagtttagcatctcgtatccaaacagcaccTAAGATGCTGTGAATCACACTCAAATGTCCAGATTTTGCTTCCGGGGCACGATTTCTTTAGCCCGATGGAGCGCTTGCCGACGCAAATTGTGGGCGGTAGCAAGCGCTGGCTGTTTTTACCGAACCGGGCCAAGCCATCTGCTGCCGGGCTGCCGCCTGCACTGCACACGCGCTCCCCGGTCCCGGCGTCATTCTCGCCGCCAGTCGCCAGCTGCTCTGCTGCTGTGCGCGCGTCGTCTCCACCCTGGTGGCCGTGGGGACTGGGGACAAAAGGGGCAGAGAGCCGCAGAGCAAACAAGAAacgcgcaaaaaaaaaaaaaaaaccccgcGGATTTCGCTTCGGAAGAGGGGAGAGGCCATATGCGGCCGACGATGCTGGCGCCGCGGAGCCTGCGGAAGGCGTCCGTCCCGCCGGCCCTGCTCTCCGACCCGACGCCCGGCAGCCTCCAGCCCACCCGCCTCGCCGTCCACGTAcgtacgcacgcacgcacgcgagCGGCCGCCCCTGCTTTGCTTCGCAAGCACGGGCGcctcctaaaccctaaacccccaAAGCTGCAGGAAGCTCTTTTGATTTGTCTCTTCCCTCCGGTTTCCCCGCTTCTCAGGTCAATGGCGCCGGATCCTCCTGCTCCGCTTACCTCGCCTCCGGATGCCGCGTCTACAAGATCGAGGTTCACATCCCCACTTCTGTTGCTCCTTTTTGTTTCGTAGAACTGAGCTGTGTTGCAAATTATGCTGGCTAATGGGGAGACGATTGAACAGTCGCCGATTAGAGTGTTCGGAGGTGGTTTCTGTAATCTCATGACCCCTTAGAATGGTTGCTGTGGTGCTAGCTGTTAGGATTGAAGCTCAATGCATTTAACTTTGGAATTTGAGTTC
This window encodes:
- the LOC101756650 gene encoding tubby-like F-box protein 3 — protein: MSFRSIVRDVRDGFGSLSRRSFEVTLASIYGLTGHHKGKTQSSSHELDDSPSIIRESRWASLPPELIRDIIRRLEADESTWPARKHVVCFAAVCRTWREMCKEIVLSPEFCGKLTFPVSLKQPGPREGNTMIQCFIKRNKSKSTYQLYLCLSNVVTSESGKFLLSARRHRKTTCTEYTISMDSGNTSRSSRTYIGKIRSNFLGTKFLIYDTQPPYNGAVVPPVGRTSRRFNSTKVSPKLPSVSYNIAQVSYELNVLGTRGPRRMRCSMHSIPASSVEPGGIVPGQPEQIVPRALEDSFRSTASFSQSFRSTTSLSKSIMDSSMDFNSARFSDIAGSGSSARFSGIGSSARISGIGSSARISGIASGRLDHDEDSEVKERPLVLRNKPPRWHEQLQCWCLNFRGRVTIASVKNFQLIAATTPPPAGAPTPSQPAPSDPDKVILQFGKVARDMFTMDYRYPLSAFQAFAICLSSFDTKLACE